GGGTCGGCGAGCTGGTCTTCGGCGGGTGAGATGCGGGTGGCCGTCGCGGCGGCCTGCTCCCCGACCAGTGGTTCCAGCGCCCGGGCCAGCAACTCGGGCCGCAGGTGCCGGCGGTACCAGACCTCGAACAGCGCGGCGGCCGCGCTGTCGGGGGCGAGCACGGCGTCCCAGCCGGTCAGCAGGTCCAGGCCGTCGACGTTGGTCCGCAGTTCCCGCAGCCGCGCCACGATCCGGCGCGCGGGCACGGACAGGAAGTCGCTCTGCAGCGCGACCATGCTCTGCGGCGTGGCGTCGGTGGTCTGCGCGAGGACCTCGTCGATGCGGTGCTTGCGGTAGGGCGCGTACCAGTCGTAGGTGATGTGCCGGTCGGGCGGGTAGTCGGCGGGCAGGTTCATTTCGTTGGCCGTGGCCAGGAATCCCGCCTCCGGGTCGACGGCGCCGGGCAGCTGGTCGGTGTCGTAGAAGCCGGCCCACTCGTAGCGGCCGTCGCCGGGCACGGGCAGGGTGCCGTCCCAGTTGGGCCGGATCGGTGTGAGACCGCCGGTCTGCCAGGCGATGCGGCCCGACGGGTCGGCGTAGACCTGGTTCTCCGGCGGTGCGCCCCAGCGGTTCATGGCGGCCGAGAACTCGTCCCAGTTCCGTGCGCGCATGTAGTCCATGCCGCCGAGGTAGGGCGCCATGCCGGGCTCGAGCCAGGCCGCGCGGACCGCGAACGCCGTGTGCTTGGCCGGGTCCTGGTACACGACCGGGCCGTGGCGGGTGAAGAGCAGCTCGACCTCGACCGGGTCGCCGTCGCGCACGGCGATCGTGTCGGTGACGCGCCGCATCGGTTCCCAGCGGCCGTCGTAGCGGTAGCTCGCCGGGTCGGCGGGATCGGTGTCGTAGACGTAGAGGTCTTCCTGGTCGATCGCGAAAATGGTGAGGCCGAAGGCGATCCGGCCGTTGTGGCCGATGGAGATGCCGGGCAACGCGGGCTCGCCGCCGCCGATCACGTTGAAGCCCGGCGCGTTGAGGTGCGCGATGTAGCGCAGCCCGGGCAGCGCGGCGGCCGCGCGGTGCGGGTCGTTGGCCAGCAGCGGCCGGCCCGAGCGGGTGCGCGAACCGGCGAGGACCCAGTTGTTGCTGCCCTCCGGGAGCACGTCACCCTGCGGGTCCTGTGGCGCGGGCGGCGCGAACACGGGCGCGGTCGTGGCGAGGTCGTACACGCGCAGCACGTCGTCGGGGATCGCGGTGAGGTCGAGCCCTTCGGGAATCTCGACGGGCCGCCACGGTTCGCGGCGCCGGCGCAGCTCTTCGGCGTCCGCGGGCAGGTCACGCAGGGTGCGAGCGCGGGCGACCTCCTCGCGGACGTTGTAGAACAGCCCGTGGCTGCGGATGCGCGCCACGTCTTCGGGTGCCCACAGCGCCGGCTCGTACCCGAGCTCGCGGAACTCGGCCGGCAGCAGCTCGGGGTCCTGGCGGGTGAGCTCGACGAACGCGTTGACGCCTTCGACGAACGCGGTCGTCGCGCGCTTGGTGTCCGAGCCGTACGCGAGCCACTCGCGGTGCATGTCGCCGCCGTAGAGGAACAACCGCGCCGCGCGGTCGCGCTCGGCGTGCTCGGGCCCGAAGACCTCGGCCAGCCGGCCGAGGCCGCGCCGGCGCCAGAAGTCGATCTGCCACAACCGGTCGCGGGCGGCGTTGAAGCCCTGGGCGCGGAACGCGTCGTAGGTGCTGGCCGCGTAGATGTGCGGCACACCCCAGCGGTCGACCACGATCTCCGCGGGCGCCGTCAGCCCAGGCAGCGTGTGGGAAATTCGGTCAGGTGCCACGGCTGTCTCTCATCAAGGGGTTTACGGCTCTGTCAGGGAAGGTGTGCCAGTGGACTGTCTGCAACGCATGGTCTCCGACCTTGCTCGGCGGATTCGCCCGGTGTTACGAGCCGCCGGGCGACACCCTCGTGGAGCCTGCTGATGGTGCAAGACGTGGTCGAGGCATCACGCGACCTCGGGGTGCAGCAGGGTGCAGAGGGGCTCGAGACCGGCGATCCGGTAGGCGGCCGGAGTAGTTGCAGGCCACCGCCGGCGGCACCGGCACCGCCAGCCCGTCGCGGCAGGCCGGCCGCAGCACACGACGTTGCCATGACCACACGCGCCCGCTGTGCGCTGTGCGCGGTGCGTCGGCATCCCCTCACCGGTTTCGGTCATGTGTTTCCCCACTTATCGAATGTGCCTGACCGGGCTCTGCTCTCTAATCGCCCGGATGTATCCGCGCGAGTCACTCGGGCAGTCAGAACAGGTCACGTCGCGATCCGACTGCATGAGGCAAGTGTGCAGCTGCCCGGTTGCGTGGCTGTGTCAACCCTTGATGAGGTCGATGATGTGGCCGAAGTCGAGATTCGATGCCAGCGCCGTCAGGTCTCCCTCCGCTAGCTTCGCCGCAGCCGCCTGTGTTGCTCCGAGGGCGTGTGTGTAGGGATCGACCCCGAGGCTGATCCGGCGGACACCGATCGTCTGGAGTTCTGCGAGGGTAGCCCTGTCCTGGGGGCTGACGAGGACGTTGACCGGCTTGGGCGAGACTGCCTCGATGACCGCGGTGATGGAGGCCCGGTCCGGCAAGTTCGGTGCGTAGAGAACGTCCGCTCCCGCCTCCGCGAAGGCGGAGAGCCGGCGGATGGTGTCACCGATGTCGGAAATCCCCCACAAGAAGTTGTCCGTACGGCCGGTCAGAACGATCCGTCCGCGCGCAGCTGCGGCTGCAGCCTCGATGCGGCGAACCGCGTCGTCGAATTCGCGAATCGGCTGGGAGGGGTCGCCGGTGGTGTCTTCGATTCCGATGCCGGCCAGGCCGTGGGCGACAGCGGCATCGACGGTGGCCCGGACGTCCTCGGAAGTCTCGCCGTAGCCGTCCTCAAAGTCACCGTTGATCGGCAGGCCGCTCACCGACGTGAGGAGCCCGGCATGAGCCAGGTGCTTGTCGCGGCTGACGGCGTGGATACCGTCGAGTCGACCCAGTGTCGCCGCGAAGGCCGCCGAGGAGGTTGCGACGGAGGCGAATCCGGCTTCCTTGAAGAGCAGGGCCGACGGGGCGTCCCAGGCGTTGGGCATGATGAACGCCTCGGGGCCGCGATGGAGTTCGAGGAACTGTTCATAGCGGGCGTGTTGCGTCGTGTCAGGCATCGTGATGGTCTTTCTTCTTTCTGCGGCTTGACGGTCGTTCGATGTCCGGTCTCGGCCGTTACTGGCCGTCGGGGTCTTCGCCGGTGGTGTTCTGCTCCAGCTTGGCGACCTGGTAGAAGGCGATGGCCCAGCCGGTTCCGGTCCGTTTCAGCAGGATGCTGAGGTAGACGTTGACCGTGGGGCGATCGGTGAAGGAGAAGTCGACGTTCAGGTATCCGAGGACGACGTCGTCGGAGAGACGCCTGGTCTCCAGGACCTGGTACTCGGCGGTCAAGCCGGGGGGCTGGGAGTCGTAGTAGGCGGCGACGCCGGGACGTCCGACGCTGTAGGGGTGCAGGCCCTGGAAGATGGCGTCGTCGGTGAAGTGGGCGGCCACCTGGTCGGGCTGGTGCTTGTCGACGGCGGCCTTCCAGCCGTCGAGGACGCCGCGCAGGATCGTCTCGTTGTTCGCGGTGTTCTGGTTCACGGTGGTGCTCCCCGGAAGCAGTGGGTGCGTGCAAGCCGCCCTTGGGCAGCGAGGCGAGAACGGGACGGGACACGGGAAAGGGGTTGTTGATCTCGGTGACGGTGGTGTAGTCCTCGGCGGTGTGGCCGGTGAATGGCTTGGAGACGTAGACGCCCGCGTTGTTGACCCAGGTGTAGACGCGGCCGACCCGCTCGACGGCAGCGGCGGCCAAAAACCTCAGCACGAGGGCATCGGTGTCGAGCTGGTTCCGGCGAAGCCGTTCAGCCAGGTCGGTAACGGGCCGCTGTCCGGGCAGTTCGGCGTCTTCGACGATGCTGTGCATGAGAAACGGTGCCCGGTCGGCGCCGGCAGTCCTCGATCCGAGTTCCGAGCCGGGTTTCCGCGTGACGGCTGGTCCTCAGACATGATCATGGCCGGGCCGGGCCCGGATTCGCTCAGCTTTCATCCAGGGACAGGCCGCCATCAGCCGGGATCCTGGCGTCGTCCGACTCGACCGACGGCGAGGCCGCTTCAGCGGGCGCGGCTTCGCGGTCGCGAGCGAGCTGGGCGATGAAGTATTCCGGGTCGTCAGGGTCGAAATGCCGTTCGGTGCTCTCCACCGGCTTACCACGCTCCAATCACCAAGGGGCCGTGGCTTCTACCGCCGGCCGCCGTCGTCACCTCGATTGGTGTCAACCCATGGGGGAATCTTTCGGTGGTTCGGCGAAAACTTGCCCTGGAATTTCCCGCCGGGCACCGGCGAGTCTTCGGCCCCGGGTCGTGCAGCCCGCCGAGAGGTGCCCCCCGCGCCGGCATCAAGCCACCCCGCCCAGCTGCGCCCTGCCTGCACGGCAGCGCGGGGCGGGCTCATGTGCCTCCTGCTCTTGCCGCTGGACTCCGCTGCCGCAGCCCGAGCGGAGTCATCCAGCCTCGCCACGAAAGAACTCCCGCTCATTCCCACCGACCCCCGTAGGCGCGGCGTGGTCCCGGTATCGCCGAGCAGGCGATCGGCCTCAAGCACGTGGAGGAAGCAGTCGCGATTCGCGACCGGCTACCGACATCGTTCGACCGGGCGGCAATGCTACCGCCGGGTCGCGACGGCGGAGGTTGCTCACCGTGACTTTCGTCGGCGGCGGCTTCTCAGGCGTCAAAGGCTTCGCCGAGCTGCTACAGGTCGCATGTGACGTCGGGACTGTGGGGCTATTTGTGGGACTTCGTTGCGGTGAGGCGAAACTAGAGTGGTTCCAGCGCTTTGCAGCGGAGTTCGATGCGGGAGTGTCGGGTCTCAAGCACCCTGCTGTCCTGCCCGGTGACGACGCTGCAGCGCTGAGCCTTTGCGACATATCGCCAGTTCGGGCGCGGGTCGGCTTATGCCTCGGCTGCAGTCTCGCGATCGTCGCGGGCACACTGCTCAACCCAGGGCCAGGAAAGGCGCAGCGGCCCCTTCGTGGTGGAGATCGCCTCCCACAGCCGGCTCGTCGATTCATCGCCTGTGCGGCGCGTGGCGTGGCTTGCGCGGGCGATCCGGCCGGCTTCGTCTTCAGTGATGCCGAGGGCGCAGCGCAGCAGAGCGATGTAGGTGCCGGCGGGGCCGCCGTAGCCATAGTCGTAGCCGTCGCCGTAGCCGAATCCTTCGTTCCCGTTGCGAGGCTGCATCGGGACCGGGGCGGTGCGCAGCCGGCCCTCGGGTGTGAAGGTGAGGGCAAGAAACACGGTGGAGGAGCCGGATTCGTCGCCGGCGAGGATCGTCTCGTCGGTCCAGGTGTCGACGACGTCGAGCGCGGTGGGCCACTCGGCACGAAACCAGGTGTCGCCACCGGTGAGCCGGACGGTGACGATGTAGCGGCCGTCGGCATCGCGGTAGGCGTTCAGAACGGTTTCGTCGAACCCGTCAGCGAGCAGGCGCTGCACCCGGCGCAGGTGGCGAGCCTGGTCGAGTTCGACGGTGGTCAGGTTGACGCGCCAGGCGTCGACGAGCGGCCCACGCCACGGTGCGCTGTAGATCGCGGTACCGGTCTCGGTCAGCTCGGTGTACCGGCCGGGGTTTCCCTTCTCCGCGAGGCGCAGCTGGCGGCCCAGGGCATCGATGGCTTCCTCGTAGACTTCGCCGAGCGGGTCCTCGACGTCGAGGTCGCCCTCGAGGGTGCGCAACTCGGTCAGCTCGCCGGCGACGACGTCGAGATCGGTGACCGGGGTGGCCGCGGTCAGCGCTTGCTCCAGCTCGACCGGCGGGGCGGGCTGGGCAGGGCGGGCTACGAGGTACCAGCCCTCGCCACTGCTCGGGGTGTTCTCGTGGGCGGTGCGCAAAGTGCGCAGGCGGTCGGCAGCGTCGGCGGTCAACGCGGCGAACGCGGCCGGATGCCGTTCGGCCACGTTGGCGGTGATCGCGCGCTCGAGGCGGTTCTGCGTGGCGGGCCACTCGGTGACGGTGTCGGGGATGGTGAACGTCGCGGTGCAGGCGAGGCTGCGCTCGGCGTTCTCGACGGTCCGAGTGCCTTCGATCCACAACGGGATCGGCCGGCCGATCACCTTGGCTACGTCCGCCAGGTCGAGGTGGGCCTGCCACTCGACGGCGCTGTCCGCGGCGGTGCCCGACGTCCGGTCCATGCTGCGGTGCTGCCGGCGACGGAGCTCGCTTTGCGGCTCGCCGGCCACGGCGGGCCGGGACGTGATCCGATAGACGTAGGCCGAGGGGGAGAACCGCGTGTTGAGGGCCAGGTGTTCTTCCACCGGCATGATCACCGCGGCGGTGTACCACCAGAGAGGTTCGATCAGGTCGGCGGCACCCACGGCCATCCAGCCCTTGTCGTTTGTGTCAGTGTCGCCGAGGGGCTGCAGGTAGATCACGTGGCCGCGGTCGGTGTCCCACACTATTGCGAACATCGTGCGCCCGGTGATGTTGACGGTGACGACGCGCCGCAACAGCTCGACCGCGGGTTCGGTCGCGGCCGGCGCCGAGAAGAGCCACAGCGAGTCGTCGGGCACGGCGCGGCCGGTGTGCGCAGACCACGCGTCGATGGTGGGGCCGAACCACAGCGGCTTGCCATCGGCGTCGAACCGATCCGGGCGGGGCAGCCGCGACCGGTCGGTGTTGTAGAGCCCACGGGCTCGGCCTTCGGAGATTCCGGCTCGGCGGGCGAGCTGAGCCAGGGTGTGCGGATGGTTCCGAGCCGGTGCTGGAGCAATTCCATCGGAAGCTCCGGTCAATGAACGCGGCATCATCTTCTTGGCCCGTGCTCAGGCCGGCAGGGCGCGTGCTGCGGTGGGATGTGCGGTGCCG
The sequence above is a segment of the Amycolatopsis sp. 2-15 genome. Coding sequences within it:
- a CDS encoding penicillin acylase family protein, which translates into the protein MAPDRISHTLPGLTAPAEIVVDRWGVPHIYAASTYDAFRAQGFNAARDRLWQIDFWRRRGLGRLAEVFGPEHAERDRAARLFLYGGDMHREWLAYGSDTKRATTAFVEGVNAFVELTRQDPELLPAEFRELGYEPALWAPEDVARIRSHGLFYNVREEVARARTLRDLPADAEELRRRREPWRPVEIPEGLDLTAIPDDVLRVYDLATTAPVFAPPAPQDPQGDVLPEGSNNWVLAGSRTRSGRPLLANDPHRAAAALPGLRYIAHLNAPGFNVIGGGEPALPGISIGHNGRIAFGLTIFAIDQEDLYVYDTDPADPASYRYDGRWEPMRRVTDTIAVRDGDPVEVELLFTRHGPVVYQDPAKHTAFAVRAAWLEPGMAPYLGGMDYMRARNWDEFSAAMNRWGAPPENQVYADPSGRIAWQTGGLTPIRPNWDGTLPVPGDGRYEWAGFYDTDQLPGAVDPEAGFLATANEMNLPADYPPDRHITYDWYAPYRKHRIDEVLAQTTDATPQSMVALQSDFLSVPARRIVARLRELRTNVDGLDLLTGWDAVLAPDSAAAALFEVWYRRHLRPELLARALEPLVGEQAAATATRISPAEDQLADPRIDLQLIEDPDMFADVAEKTLPAAVAELEKLLGTDRNAWAWGKLHVARAQHPLKALLPNLSEDRLVTEPLPRGGSGDTVGSTAYGPNFVQSAGATFRVVVDVGEWDSSLAMNAPGQSGRLDDPHLTDLFAPWTRGEAFPLLYSRERIDAEAETVIELNPPA
- a CDS encoding isocitrate lyase/PEP mutase family protein; the encoded protein is MPDTTQHARYEQFLELHRGPEAFIMPNAWDAPSALLFKEAGFASVATSSAAFAATLGRLDGIHAVSRDKHLAHAGLLTSVSGLPINGDFEDGYGETSEDVRATVDAAVAHGLAGIGIEDTTGDPSQPIREFDDAVRRIEAAAAAARGRIVLTGRTDNFLWGISDIGDTIRRLSAFAEAGADVLYAPNLPDRASITAVIEAVSPKPVNVLVSPQDRATLAELQTIGVRRISLGVDPYTHALGATQAAAAKLAEGDLTALASNLDFGHIIDLIKG
- a CDS encoding nuclear transport factor 2 family protein → MNQNTANNETILRGVLDGWKAAVDKHQPDQVAAHFTDDAIFQGLHPYSVGRPGVAAYYDSQPPGLTAEYQVLETRRLSDDVVLGYLNVDFSFTDRPTVNVYLSILLKRTGTGWAIAFYQVAKLEQNTTGEDPDGQ